Within Actinoplanes sp. L3-i22, the genomic segment GACGACGGCGACCCCGGCCACCGCGATGACCTGCCACCGTCGGATCCCACTCCACCGCGATTTGTACACTTGAATCCCGCGCCTTCCGCCGGAAGCTCTGCTCGTTGCAGCCAGCAGTACGGGAGCGCTCCCACGAGCGGATCAACATCGCCGCCCCTTTTTCTCGACCCGGTCCCGGCGGCCGCCCCGGAATCGTCCGCGGCGGGTGAGGCCACGGTGTTCTCGCCCGTGACATCGTCCGGACCGTTGCGAGCGGACGATTGATGCGGACTTCTCGAGGAGAACCGATCATGTACAGGTTCGACACCAGCGTCTCCAGCGTCGTGAGCATCGCGGACGGCGCCCGGACGGTCCCGGCCGGACCCTTGTCGCCGGAGCTGCTCGACCGGATGCAGCGACTCTGGCACGCCGCCAACTACCTGACCGTCGCGCAGATCTACCTGCGCGACAACCCGCTGCTGCGCGAGCCACTACGACCCGAGCACGTCAAGCCGCGGCTGCTCGGGCACTGGGGCACCTCGCCCGGGCTGAGCCTGATCTACCTGCACCTGAACCGGCTGATCACCGAGCACGACGCGAACGTGATCTACCTGGCCGGTCCGGGCCACGGCGGACCCGCCCTGGTCGGGCACGCCTATCTGGAGGGCACGTACACCGAGGTCTACCCCGAGATCACCCAGGACCTGGACGGCCTGCGCCGGCTCTGCCGGCGCTTCTCCACCCCGGGCGGCATTCCCAGCCATGTCAGCGTGCCCACCCCGGGCTCGATCCACGAGGGCGGCGAGCTCGGGTACGTGCTGTCGCACGCGTTCGGCGCGGCCTTCGACAACCCCGACCTGATCGTGGCCGCGGTGGTCGGTGACGGCGAGGCCGAGTCCGGTCCGCTGGCCGGCGCCTGGCGCGGCACCGCGTTCCTCAACCCGGCCCGCGACGGGGCGGTGCTGCCGATCCTGCACCTGAACGGCTACAAGATCAGCGGGCCGGCGATCCTGGGCCGGGAGACCGACGAGAACCTGCGCGCCTTCCTGCAGGGCAACGGCTACGAGGCGTACTTCGTCGAGGGTGACGACCCGGCGCGGGTGCACCAGGCGTTCGCCGCCACGCTGGACGCCTGCTACGACCGGATCCGGGTGATCCAGGACCGGGCCCGCCGCTACGGGTTGTCCGAACGCCCGCGCTGGCCGGCCATCGTGCTGCGCACGCCCAAGGGCTGGACCGGGCCGAAGGAGGTCGACGGGCATCCGGCCGAGGGCACGTTCCGCTCGCACCAGGTGCCGATGACCGACACCAGGACGAACCCGGAGCACCTCGCGCAGCTGGAGCAGTGGCTGCGCTCGTACCATCCGGAATTGCTCTTCGACGACACCGGCCGGTTGATCGCCGAGCTGGCCGAGCTCGCCCCCGGCGCCGACCGGCGGATGAGCGCCAACCCGCACACCAACGGCGGCCGGGTCATGGTCGATCTGGACCTGCCGGACTTCCGCGACTACGCGATCGACGTCGACCCGAAGCGGCCGGCGCTGATCCGCCAGGAGTCCACCCGCCAGCTCGGCAAGATGCTGCGCGACATCTACGTGCGCAACGCCGAGCAGGCCAACTTCCGGCTGTTCTGCCCGGACGAGACCAACTCCAACCGGCTCGGCAACGTCTTCGAGGTGGAGAACCGCTGCTTCGTCGGCCCGATCCTGGACATCGACGACCACCTGACGCCGGACGGGCGGGTCATGGAGGTGCTCAGCGAACACCTCTGCGAGGGCTGGCTGGAGGCGTACACGCTGACCGGCCGGCACGGCATCTTCGCCACCTACGAGGCGTTCGCGATGGTCGCCGCGTCGATGGTCGTGCAGCACGCCAAGTGGCTGCAGGAGGCCGCGAACCTGCCCTGGCGGGCGCCGCTGCCGTCGCTGAACATCCTGCTCACCTCGACCTGCTGGCGCAACGACCACAACGGCTTCAGCCACCAGGGCCCCGGCCTGATCGACGTGATGCTCTCCAAGCGCGGCACGGTGACCCGCATCTACCTGCCGCCGGACGCCAACTGCCTGCTCTCGGTCGCCGACCACTGCCTGCGCAGCCGCAACTACGTCAACCTGATCGTGCAGGACAAGCAGCCGCAACTGCAGTTCCTCGACATGGAGCAGGCCATCGAGCACTGCGCCCGGGGCGCCTCGATCTGGCACCGGGTCGGCAACGAGGACGGCGAACCCGACGTCGTGCTCGGCTGCGCCGGCGACATCCCGACCATGGAGACGGTCGCGGCTGCGGCCTACCTTCGAGATCAAGTTCCCGACCTTCGCGTACGGGTGGTGAACGTCGTCGACCTCATGCGCCTGTTCCCGGCCCGCATCCACCCGCACGGCACCACCGAGCAGGAGTTCGCCGACCTGTTCACCGCGGACAAGCCGGTCGTCTTCGCGTTCCACGGCTACCAGCGGGCCATCCACGAGCTGGTGCACGG encodes:
- a CDS encoding phosphoketolase, coding for MYRFDTSVSSVVSIADGARTVPAGPLSPELLDRMQRLWHAANYLTVAQIYLRDNPLLREPLRPEHVKPRLLGHWGTSPGLSLIYLHLNRLITEHDANVIYLAGPGHGGPALVGHAYLEGTYTEVYPEITQDLDGLRRLCRRFSTPGGIPSHVSVPTPGSIHEGGELGYVLSHAFGAAFDNPDLIVAAVVGDGEAESGPLAGAWRGTAFLNPARDGAVLPILHLNGYKISGPAILGRETDENLRAFLQGNGYEAYFVEGDDPARVHQAFAATLDACYDRIRVIQDRARRYGLSERPRWPAIVLRTPKGWTGPKEVDGHPAEGTFRSHQVPMTDTRTNPEHLAQLEQWLRSYHPELLFDDTGRLIAELAELAPGADRRMSANPHTNGGRVMVDLDLPDFRDYAIDVDPKRPALIRQESTRQLGKMLRDIYVRNAEQANFRLFCPDETNSNRLGNVFEVENRCFVGPILDIDDHLTPDGRVMEVLSEHLCEGWLEAYTLTGRHGIFATYEAFAMVAASMVVQHAKWLQEAANLPWRAPLPSLNILLTSTCWRNDHNGFSHQGPGLIDVMLSKRGTVTRIYLPPDANCLLSVADHCLRSRNYVNLIVQDKQPQLQFLDMEQAIEHCARGASIWHRVGNEDGEPDVVLGCAGDIPTMETVAAAAYLRDQVPDLRVRVVNVVDLMRLFPARIHPHGTTEQEFADLFTADKPVVFAFHGYQRAIHELVHGQPDVDRIHVRGFNEQGTTTTPFQMVAMNEMSRFHLAAEAIRRCPRLAERAPALIAECDARIAEAAAYAREHFEDQPEIRDWAWRD